A part of Gambusia affinis linkage group LG19, SWU_Gaff_1.0, whole genome shotgun sequence genomic DNA contains:
- the notch3 gene encoding neurogenic locus notch homolog protein 3 → MEGNMQWIIFSLLLCFHIGEGFRCVDKNRPCQNGATCIDSPSRCICRPGFIGPFCQHLDPCHRSPCLNGAACKSDVVNDIPQYKCVCQRGFRGQDCSLIDACATSPCANGARCVNWNNHYNCSCPPGYQGKNCRSDIDECRKPGACLNGGLCLNLVGSFRCQCPLGYSGRTCEVSTLPCAPSQCLNGGTCRQTSDHSYECACLPGFQGHNCENNVDDCPGHKCMNEGLCVDGVNTYNCQCPPEWTGQYCAEDVNECLMQPNACHNGGTCFNTIGGHTCVCVNGWTGDDCSENIDDCAIAICFNGATCHDRVASFFCECPVGKTGLLCHLDDACVSNPCNEGAVCDTNPLNGRAICTCPAGFVGGACNQDMDECSIGANPCEHFGKCVNTEGSFQCQCGRGYAGPRCEIDINECLSMPCQNDATCLDRIGEFTCICMPGYMGTFCEIDIDDCESNPCVNDGICRDMVNGFTCTCQPGFTGTMCQIDIDECASTPCQNGAKCYDRPNGYECRCAEGYEGRLCEINVNNCQPDPCHHGTCIDGIASYTCNCDPGYTGYRCENQLNECHSNPCQNGGKCVDRVNKYICQCQHGTSGTNCEINFDDCASNPCDYGICKDGINRYDCVCKPGFTGPKCNVEIDECASSPCRNGGTCIDEENGFHCQCPEGFKPPYCYSQVDECGSSPCVHGSCREDINGYRCDCEPGWVGKNCDLDRNDCLPSPCQNAGTCIDKLNGFTCKCRQGFRGNLCQVNNNECASSPCLNKGTCVDGVASFTCLCELPYSGPTCAEVLTPCFPNPCANHAVCTHTPDYLGYQCNCQPGWQGQLCNIDMNECMSNPCKNRGTCTNTLGGFVCSCRAGFTGLTCETDINDCFPNPCLSGGSCTDGVNSFHCSCLPGFTGPRCALEINECQSFPCKNGGTCTDYVNSYTCSCPPGFTGIHCETNIPDCTESSCFNGGTCTDKINGYACTCRSGFTGSHCQYEVNECDSQPCLNGGTCQDALESFRCSCPKGFEGSRCQTPVDWCRRLSLCQNGGRCRQKDASFSCDCPNGWSGRYCDIPNMSCETAARKRGIQTDELCHHGGHCVNSGNTHICKCPADYTGSYCEIQVDQCEDKPCRNGATCRSYVGGYQCDCMPGYTGQTCEIEINECQSHPCQNGGTCIDLVGHYICSCPPGTLGVLCEINEDDCAPPLRLRGAPPKCLNNGTCVDRVGGHRCNCPPGFTGDRCEGDINECLSNPCSSTNSLDCIQLSNDYLCVCKPGFTGRRCQNRFSVCESQPCHNGGACSVTSSAPLGYTCTCQLGYAGPNCERSMSCQELSCYNGGSCALTKRGTRCVCLSGFGGPQCQHRSNDGCSSKPCQNGGLCTEETSFPFFHCQCPSGFMGKRCEQSKSEHPSLSCPRADCQGKANDGVCDKECNTLPCRWDGGDCSLAVNPWAHCKDPRCWRAFNNSQCDEFCNNPECLYDNFDCRSKEKVCNPIYASYCDAHYADGQCDQGCNTEECGWDGLDCAETVPEDLANGVLVLVVLLPPDKLLLTGKAFLQKLSAILHTSVRFRLDENGDAMILPYTRREARLKRELGHQNEVVGSIVYLEIDNRLCIRDSEDCFPTAKSAAEYLGALSATEMLNFPYPLREVRGEKIPVGPDPPIMILLTRWMVPCLVLIFVLVILVIGMLITRRKREHSTLWFPEGFFLKKEPSSNKNRREPVGQDALGLKHMPKTVEESLLGDHSDQWMDSDCPEAKRLKVEEPSMLSDSEDAVDCRQWTQHHLVAADIRVPPTIALTPPQGEFESDCMDVNVRGPDGFTPLMLASFCGGGLEPEVTEEEESEECSANIISDLIYQGASLAAQTDRTGETALHLAARYARADAAKRLLDAGADANAQDNTGRTPLHAAVAADAQGVFQILIRNRATDLDSRMYDGSTALILAARLAVEGMVEELITCHADVNAVDELGKSALHWAAAVNNVDATIALLKNGANKDMQDLKEETPLFLAAREGSCEAVKVLLAHFSNREITDHMDRLPRDIALERMHHDIVQLLDEYNTVRSPQGHGAAGHQLAGGHTLSPLMCPPSAFLPSLKNTPQSKKNRRPGVKGSSLGGQHASLKESVKARNKKLTLDMQSALLDSSVTLSPVDSLDSPHGGASNAGYITNPTSPVAMQSPGLFHSSMSVPNTPMVHSSMLEGGGPFAVSLAQINDIGAGAMSMQGHVSMASDVNHGYVLSSGQLGVNMGIVSPVSVPFDWHNRMPPSSQCGQQVVNIVQSSQAGMHVQSPAMQQQNMLMHQQQLYRSPMLQPTPVTSTQAIGTVKLPSIAEQQQLINHNITNQPSMGPMGTSTPPTPQTSQPPPSFFQQHQQQQHQQQLPQQSSQPPVQPTQGAAAAAAQPAQVLSSQPSGSAAGNEDYPTPPSQHSYSSTLDATPKHFHNLPSEHPYLTPSPESPEHWSSPSPHCVSDWSDSTPSPAVAVPNQTQITQIPEANGKMQVFA, encoded by the exons GGTTCCGCTGTGTGGATAAAAACAGGCCCTGTCAAAATGGAGCGACATGCATAGATTCTCCCTCTAGATGCAT ATGTCGTCCTGGATTCATTGGCCCTTTTTGTCAACACCTGGATCCCTGTCATCGATCCCCATGTCTGAATGGAGCAGCTTGCAAGAGTGATGTGGTCAATGATATTCCACAGTACAAATGTGTGTGCCAAAGAGGTTTCAGAG GTCAAGACTGCTCCCTCATTGATGCTTGTGCCACAAGCCCATGTGCTAACGGGGCTCGCTGTGTCAATTGGAATAACCATTACAACTGTTCCTGCCCGCCCGGGTACCAGGGAAAGAATTGCCGCAGTGATATTGATGAGTGTCGCAAACCTGGCGCTTGTCTCAATGGTGGCCTGTGTCTGAACTTGGTTGGGTCCTTCCGCTGCCAGTGTCCACTAGGATACAGTGGTCGTACGTGTGAGGTGTCTACCTTACCCTGTGCCCCATCTCAGTGTCTCAATGGGGGCACCTGTCGCCAGACAAGTGACCATTCCTATGAGTGTGCTTGCCTACCAG GATTTCAGGGACACAACTGTGAGAACAATGTGGACGACTGCCCAGGTCACAAGTGCATGAATGAAGGACTATGTGTGGATGGAGTGAATACATACAACTGCCAGTGTCCACCAGAATGGACAG GACAATACTGTGCTGAAGATGTCAATGAGTGCCTCATGCAACCTAATGCATGCCATAATGGAGGCACTTGCTTCAACACTATCGGTGGTCATACATGCGTCTGTGTCAATGGTTGGACTGGAGATGACTGCAGTGAGAACATCGATGACTGTGCAATAGCTATTTGCTTCAACGGTGCCACATGCCATGACCGTGTAGCATCCTTCTTCTGCGAGTGTCCAGTTGGGAAGACAG GTCTGCTTTGTCATCTGGATGATGCATGTGTCAGCAACCCTTGCAATGAGGGGGCCGTGTGTGACACCAATCCCCTTAATGGTCGTGCTATTTGCACCTGTCCCGCTGGTTTTGTTGGTGGTGCCTGCAATCAGGATATGGATGAGTGTTCCATTG GTGCAAACCCTTGTGagcattttggaaaatgtgtaaACACAGAAGGCTCCTTTCAGTGTCAGTGTGGTCGTGGATATGCTGGCCCACGTTGTGAAATTGACATCAATGAATGCCTTTCCATGCCCTGTCAGAATGATGCCACCTGCTTGGACCGCATTGGAGAGTTCACTTGCATATGCATGCCAG GTTATATGGGGACTTTCTGTGAAATTGACATTGATGACTGTGAGAGCAACCCATGTGTGAATGATGGCATCTGTCGGGACATGGTCAACGGCTTCACTTGCACCTGTCAGCCAG GGTTTACTGGCACCATGTGTCAAATTGACATAGATGAGTGTGCTAGCACTCCCTGCCAGAATGGAGCAAAATGCTATGACCGGCCCAATGGATATGAGTGCCGGTGCGCTGAAG gtTATGAAGGGAGACTTTGTGAAATTAATGTCAACAACTGTCAACCTGACCCATGCCACCATGGCACTTGCATAGATGGCATTGCCAGCTACACATGTAATTGTGATCCCGGATATACAGGCTATCGCTGTGAAAACCAACTTAATGAGTGCCACAGCAATCCTTGTCAGAATGGGGGCAAGTGTGTGGACCGGGTCAATAAGTATATTTGTCAGTGCCAGCATGGAACTTCAG GTACAAACTGTGAGATAAACTTTGATGATTGTGCCAGTAACCCTTGTGATTATGGCATCTGTAAAGATGGCATCAACCGCTATGATTGTGTTTGCAAACCTGGCTTTACAG GTCCAAAATGTAATGTGGAAATAGATGAGTGTGCATCTAGCCCCTGTAGAAATGGGGGAACGTGTATTGATGAAGAAAATGGATTCCACTGCCAGTGTCCTGAAGGCTTTAAACCCCCTTACTGTTACTCCCAGGTGGATGAGTGTGGCAGCAGCCCATGTGTCCATGGCTCCTGCAGAGAGGACATAAATGG ATACCGTTGTGACTGTGAACCTGGATGGGTTGGGAAGAACTGTGACCTGGACAGGAATGACTGTTTACCAAGTCCTTGTCAAAATGCTGGAACTTGCATAGATAAACTTAATGGTTTTACCTGCAAGTGTCGCCAAGGGTTCAGAG GTAACCTCTGCCAGGTGAACAACAATGAATGTGCTTCCAGTCCCTGTCTAAATAAGGGAACTTGTGTGGATGGTGTTGCAAGTTTCACATGTCTATGTGAGCTCCCCTATAGTGGACCTACTTGTGCTGAGGTCCTCACACCTTGCTTCCCTAACCCTTGTGCCAATCATGCAGTCTGTACCCACACCCCAGACTACCTGGGTTATCAGTGTAACTGCCAGCCAGGGTGGCAAG GTCAGTTGTGTAACATAGATATGAATGAATGCATGTCAAATCCCTGCAAAAACCGTGGGACCTGCACAAACACGCTAGGAGGCTTTGTGTGTTCCTGTAGAGCAGGATTTACAGGGCTGACTTGTGAAACAGATATCAATGACTGTTTTCCCA ACCCTTGCTTAAGTGGAGGTTCGTGTACAGATGGCGTGAACTCATTTCACTGTAGTTGCTTGCCTGGCTTCACAGGCCCTAGATGTGCCCTGGAGATCAATGAATGTCAAAGTTTCCCCTGTAAAAATGGAGGCACCTGTACAGATTATGTCAACTCTTACACATGTAGTTGCCCACCTGGCTTTACTGGCATCCACTGTGAAACCAACATTCCAGATTGCACTGAAAG CTCTTGCTTTAATGGAGGGACTTGCACAGACAAAATCAATGGCTATGCTTGCACCTGTCGCTCTGGCTTCACTGGCTCCCACTGCCAGTATGAAGTAAATGAATGTGACTCTCAGCCATGTCTAAACGGAGGCACCTGTCAAGATGCCCTGGAGTCCTTCCGCTGTTCCTGTCCGAAGGGCTTTGAAGGCAGCAGGTGCCAG ACACCAGTTGACTGGTGCCGACGCTTGTCTCTGTGCCAGAATGGAGGACGTTGCCGCCAAAAGGATGCGTCTTTCAGTTGTGATTGTCCTAATGGTTGGTCTGGACGTTATTGTGACATCCCAAACATGTCTTGTGAAACAGCAGCTCGCAAGAGGG GAATCCAAACAGATGAGCTTTGCCACCATGGTGGTCACTGCGTCAACTCTGGCAATACACACATTTGTAAATGCCCTGCTGACTACACTGGGAGTTATTGTGAAATACAAGTGGACCAATGTGAAGACAAACCTTGTCGCAATGGTGCCACCTGCAGGTCATATGTTGGCGGGTACCAGTGTGAT TGCATGCCTGGCTATACTGGACAGACATGTGAGATTGAAATCAATGAGTGCCAGTCTCATCCATGCCAGAATGGGGGCACTTGTATTGATCTAGTTGGACATTATATCTGCTCTTGTCCCCCCGGCACACTGG GTGTTCTCTGTGAGATTAATGAGGATGACTGTGCACCACCACTGAGGCTACGAGGTGCTCCACCCAAGTGTCTCAATAACGGAACCTGTGTAGACAGAGTTGGTGGTCATCGCTGCAATTGTCCACCGGGTTTCACAGGAGACAGATGTGAGGGAGACATAAATGAGTGTCTCTCAAACCCTTGTAGTTCCACCAACAGTCTTGACTGCATCCAGTTGTCCAATGATTACCTGTGTGTCTGCAAGCCAGGGTTTACAG GACGAAGGTGTCAGAACAGGTTCAGTGTGTGTGAATCTCAGCCTTGTCATAACGGGGGTGCCTGTTCAGTAACTAGCAGTGCCCCTCTGGGATACACCTGTACATGTCAACTT GGTTATGCTGGTCCAAACTGTGAAAGGAGCATGTCCTGCCAGGAGCTGTCTTGCTACAATGGGGGGAGTTGTGCCCTTACCAAGAGGGGAACACGCTGTGTGTGCTTGTCAGGCTTTGGTGGGCCCCAATGTCAGCATCGCAGTAATGATGGGTGCTCTTCCAAGCCATGCCAGAATGGAGGCCTGTGCACTGAAGAAACCAGCTTCCCATTTTTCCACTGCCAGTGCCCAAGTGGATTTATGGGAAAACGGTGCGAACAAAGCAAATCTGAGCATCCGTCTCTCTCCTGCCCTAGGGCAGATTGTCAAGGCAAAGCCAATGATGGTGTTTGTGACAAGGAATGTAATACACTTCCTTGTCGTTGGGATGGTGGTGACTGCTCCCTGGCAGTGAATCCCTGGGCTCATTGCAAAGACCCCCGCTGTTGGCGTGCCTTCAACAATAGCCAGTGTGATGAATTCTGTAACAACCCCGAGTGTCTATATGACAATTTTGACTgcagaagcaaagaaaaagtttgcaa tcCAATATATGCAAGTTACTGCGACGCCCATTATGCTGATGGTCAGTGTGACCAGGGCTGCAACACAGAAGAGTGTGGTTGGGATGGCTTAGATTGTGCAGAGACGGTTCCAGAGGATCTTGCCAATGGTGTTTTGGTGTTGGTCGTCCTTCTGCCTCCAGACAAGCTTCTCCTCACTGGCAAAGcttttttgcagaaattgaGTGCTATCCTGCACACTTCAGTACGCTTCAGATTGGATGAAAATGGAGACGCAATGATCCTTCCTTACACCCGTCGAGAGGCGCGCCTCAAACGAGAACTTGGACATCAAAATGAAGTTGTTGG GTCTATAGTCTATCTGGAGATAGACAACCGTTTGTGCATTCGAGATTCAGAGGACTGTTTCCCGACAGCTAAAAGTGCAGCAGAGTATCTTGGAGCTCTATCTGCAACAGAAATGCTCAACTTCCCTTATCCTCTTCGAGAAGTCAGAG GAGAAAAGATCCCCGTTGGTCCAGATCCACCAATAATGATTCTACTTACCCGATGGATGGTGCCCTGTTTAgtgttaatttttgttttggtcatccTTGTGATTGGCATGTTGATAACTCGTCGGAAGCGTGAACACAGCACCCTTTGGTTCCCTGAAGGCTTCTTTCTTAAGAAGGAACCCAGCAGTAACAAAAACCGCAGGGAACCTGTAGGTCAAGATGCTCTTGGACTGAA ACACATGCCAAAAACAGTTGAGGAATCTCTCCTCGGTGATCACAGTGATCAGTGGATGGACTCAGATTGCCCAGAAGCCAAACGACTCAAG GTTGAGGAGCCAAGCATGCTCTCAGACAGCGAAGATGCAGTGGACTGCAGACAGTGGACCCAGCATCATCTCGTAGCTGCAGACATCCGTGTACCACCCACGATAGCCCTCACACCACCTCAAGGAGAATTTGAAAGTGACTGCATGGACGTTAATGTCCGAGGCCCAG ATGGTTTTACACCTCTGATGCTGGCATCATTCTGTGGAGGCGGCCTAGAACCTGAggtgacagaggaggaggagagtgaAGAGTGCTCTGCCAACATTATCTCTGACTTAATCTACCAGGGTGCATCACTCGCTGCACAAACAGACCGTACTGGCGAGACAGCACTCCACTTGGCGGCTCGCTACGCACGTGCTGATGCTGCAAAGCGCCTGCTGGATGCCGGAGCAGACGCCAATGCTCAAGATAACACGGGACGAACACCGTTACATGCTGCTGTGGCTGCAGATGCACAGGGTGTCTTCCAG ATTTTGATTCGAAATCGCGCCACTGATCTGGACTCCCGTATGTACGATGGCTCTACTGCTCTAATCCTGGCTGCACGACTGGCAGTGGAAGGCATGGTTGAGGAACTAATTACATGCCATGCAGATGTCAATGCAGTCGATGAATTGG GTAAATCTGCTTTGCATTGGGCTGCAGCTGTAAACAATGTAGATGCTACTATTGCTTTGCTGAAAAATGGCGCCAACAAAGATATGCAAGATCTGAag gAGGAGACCCCTCTGTTCCTTGCAGCCCGTGAAGGAAGTTGTGAGGCAGTGAAGGTGCTCCTTGCTCACTTCTCAAACAGAGAAATTACAGACCACATGGACAGGCTGCCGAGAGACATTGCTCTAGAGCGTATGCACCACGATATTGTACAACTTCTTGATGAATACAACACAGTAAGGAGTCCCCAGGGTCATGGAGCAGCTGGACACCAACTCGCAGGAGGCCACACTCTATCTCCTCTCATGTGCCCTCCCAGTGCCTTCCTCCCTAGTCTGAAGAACACCCCACAGAGCAAGAAGAACCGCCGGCCTGGGGTCAAAGGTTCCAGCCTGGGAGGCCAGCATGCAAGTCTCAAGGAGTCAGTAAAGGCTCGCAATAAGAAGCTAACTCTGGACATGCAGAGTGCCTTATTGGATAGCTCGGTTACTCTGTCCCCAGTGGACTCCTTAGACTCACCGCACGGGGGAGCTAGCAATGCTGGCTACATCACCAATCCAACGTCACCCGTTGCCATGCAGTCACCAGGTCTTTTCCATTCCTCCATGTCTGTTCCAAACACCCCAATGGTTCACAGTAGCATGTTGGAAGGAGGGGGCCCATTTGCAGTGTCTCTTGCACAAATTAATGACATTGGAGCGGGAGCAATGTCCATGCAGGGCCATGTCTCTATGGCCTCAGATGTCAACCATGGCTATGTGCTGAGCTCTGGCCAGCTGGGGGTCAACATGGGCATAGTCAGTCCTGTCAGTGTGCCATTTGACTGGCACAATCGCATGCCTCCATCCTCTCAGTGTGGTCAGCAGGTTGTGAATATTGTGCAGAGTAGTCAAGCAGGCATGCATGTCCAGAGCCCAGCCATGCAGCAACAGAACATGCTGATGCACCAACAGCAGCTCTACCGCAGTCCAATGCTGCAGCCCACACCGGTTACCTCCACTCAGGCCATCGGCACAGTGAAGCTGCCTTCCATTGCAGAGCAACAGCAGCTCATTAATCACAACATCACCAACCAGCCAAGCATGGGTCCTATGGGAACGTCTACGCCACCTACCCCACAAACCTCGCAGCCTCCACCATCATTCTtccagcagcatcagcagcagcagcatcagcagcagctgcctcAGCAGTCGTCTCAGCCTCCTGTTCAGCCTACccaaggagcagcagcagcagcagcccagCCAGCTCAGGTCCTTTCCTCCCAGCCAAGTGGTAGCGCTGCAGGGAACGAGGATTATCCAACACCTCCTTCCCAACACAGTTATTCATCCACATTAGATGCCACACCCAAGCATTTCCACAATTTGCCCAGTGAGCACCCATATCTGACACCCTCTCCAGAGTCTCCAGAGCACTGGTCCAGTCCCTCTCCCCACTGcgtctctgattggtcagattcCACACCAAGCCCAGCTGTCGCTGTCCCCAACCAGACCCAAATTACTCAAATCCCAGAGGCCAATGGCAAGATGCAGGTGTTTGCATGA
- the zmp:0000001048 gene encoding retinol dehydrogenase 8, producing the protein MGTRRVLVTGCSSGIGLAVAVRLAKDETKRFKVVATMRDLDKRGPLEKAAGDLLNKTLVIKKLDACCEESIKECINSIPNRQVDVLVNNAGIGMIGPLECQSITSMKELFEVNFFGLVRLVKEVLPDMKQRQSGHIVVMSSVMGIQGLLFNDIYSASKFAVEGFCESVAVQAMKFNIKTTLVEPGPVMTEFERKVYEDAENIDLSETDEETARIFRDIYLPYSRKVFTTLGQTPEDVAEQTQKVITAKEPPLRHQTNRLYMPMTALKHADPTGRLPLEAFYKMVFKHDAVFNATLGILRMMNRRKGNK; encoded by the exons ATGGGGACCAGGAGAGTGCTGGTTACTGGTTGCTCCTCTGGTATTGGCTTGGCTGTGGCAGTACGCTTGGCCAAGGATGAGACCAAACGGTTTAAAG TAGTTGCCACAATGAGGGATCTGGATAAACGTGGCCCTTTGGAAAAAGCAGCAGgtgatttattaaataaaaccctGGTGATCAAAAAGTTGGATGCCTGCTGTGAAGAATCCATCAAAGAGTGCATCAACAGCATCCCTAACCGACAAGTGGATGTCCTCG TGAACAACGCGGGCATTGGCATGATTGGACCACTGGAGTGCCAAAGTATTACCTCAATGAAAGAGCTCTTTGAAGTAAACTTCTTTGGCCTGGTGCGACTGGTGAAAGAGGTACTGCCAGACATGAAGCAAAGGCAGAGCGGCCATATTGTGGTGATGAGCAGTGTTATGGGAATACAag GGCTTCTGTTCAATGACATCTACTCTGCATCCAAGTTTGCTGTGGAAGGATTTTGTGAAAGTGTGGCAGTGCAAGCAATGAAATTCAACATCAA GACTACACTGGTGGAACCTGGTCCTGTGATGACAGAGTTTGAAAGAAAAGTGTATGAGGATGCAGAGAACATAGATCTGTCTGAGACAGATGAGGAGACGGCCAGGATCTTCCGTGACATTTATCTTCCATACTCTAGAAAGGTCTTCACAACATTAGGCCAGACACCAGAGGATGTGGCAGAG caaacacaaaaagtgaTTACAGCCAAGGAGCCTCCTCTACGGCACCAGACCAACCGACTCTACATGCCCATGACTGCACTAAAGCATGCAGATCCCACTGGCAGACTTCCTCTGGAAGCTTTCTATAAAATGGTCTTTAAacatgatgctgtttttaatGCCACATTGGGGATTCTGCGCATGATGAATCGGAGGAAGGGGAACAAATAA
- the soul5 gene encoding heme-binding protein 2, producing MICFSGLVGLLLVLTAEARVGDSSQLEFCNETEQCLLFDLICKNSVYEVRHYDSVKWVTTNYTTFSMEFMMVPAFWKLYKYITGENEASQNIPMTAPVLMGMPEKNIFRMDVFTMSFLLPAEYQLDPPKPTNDDVYIQETPAMNVYVIDYDAYMNSWSDSKYANKLSKALDSAKAQYRKGSHFAAGYDSPKPKKKRHCEVWYVVEGDPVCDPALQMFA from the exons AT gatttgtttttcaggtCTTGTGGGTCTTCTGCTGGTTCTCACTGCTGAAGCCAGAGTTGG AGACTCCTCCCAGCTGGAGTTCTGCAATGAGACAGAGCAGTGCCTGCTGTTTGACTTGATTTGCAAGAACTCCGTATATGAG gTGCGGCATTATGACTCTGTGAAATGGGTTACAACTAACTACACCACCTTCTCTATGGAATTTATGATGGTACCAGCGTTCTGGAAGTTGTACAAGTACATCACCGGTGAAAATGAAGCAA GCCAAAACATCCCTATGACCGCTCCAGTTCTGATGGGAATGcctgaaaagaacatttttaggaTGGATGTCTTCACAATGAGTTTCTTGCTGCCAGCAGAATATCAGCTGGATCCACCAAAACCTACTAATGATGAT GTTTATATCCAAGAAACGCCTGCTATGAATGTCTATGTAATCGACTATGACGCCTACATGAACAGCTGGTCTGACAGTAAGTACGCCAATAAACTGTCGAAAGCTCTTGACTCTGCCAAAGCACAGTACAGGAAAGGATCCCACTTCGCAGCTGGATATGACAG TCCAAAGCCCAAGAAAAAGAGACACTGTGAGGTGTGGTACGTTGTTGAGGGGGATCCAGTGTGTGATCCAGCTCTTCAAATGTTTGCATAG